One Paralichthys olivaceus isolate ysfri-2021 chromosome 21, ASM2471397v2, whole genome shotgun sequence genomic window carries:
- the rpp30 gene encoding ribonuclease P protein subunit p30 isoform X2 — translation MAVFMDLNLSSSCCVRSLIESAAQLGFSTVAINYVFEPSKKKQEIPTPKPINELIDQLPIVQRPNAAEYRSFDLLAVQPTTEKLFHAACLLYDVDIICILVTEKLPFFFKRAPVSGAVDRGVAFEVSYSAAIRDSTMRRYTIANAVSLMESCKGRNVILSSAAEKALELRGPYDVTNLGLLFGLSDKDSKEAISSTCRSVLLHAETRKTASGIIYTMKSCSESCDQQEAPPQSEQCDAPAAKKHKNAPTDS, via the exons ATGGCGGTTTTCATGGATCTGAACctgagctccagctgctgcGTCCGGAGCTTGATCGAGTCCGCGGCTCAGC TTGGTTTCTCCACTGTTGCCATCAACTATGTGTTTGAACCTTCCAAGAAGAAACAG GAAATCCCCACGCCGAAGCCGATCAATGAGCTGATCGATCAGCTGCCCATCGTACAG aggcCGAACGCTGCAGAGTATCGGAGCTTTGACCTGTTGGCCGTCCAGCCGACCACAGAGAAACTCTTCCAT GCGGCGTGTTTGTTGTATGACGTCGACATCATCTGCATTTTAGTCACAGAGAAACTTCCCTTCTTCTTCAAGAGGGCACCAGTGAGCGGG GCTGTAGACAGAGGTGTTGCGTTCGAGGTCTCGTACTCTGCGGCCATCAGAGACTCGACGATGAGGCGTTACACCATCGCTAACGCAGTCAGTCTGATGGAGAGCTGCAAGGGGAGG aacgtGATCCTGTCCAGTGCAGCTGAGAAG gctcTGGAACTCAGAGGTCCTTATGATGTCACCAACCT AGGTTTGTTGTTCGGTTTGTCAGACAAAGATTCGAAAGAAGCTATTTCCTCCACTTGTCGATCAGTTCTACTACACGCAG AAACCAGGAAGACGGCCAGTGGGATCATCTACACGATGAAGAGCTGCAGTGAATCCTGTGACCAGCAGGAGGCTCCACCACAGTCTGAACAAT GTGACGCTCCTGCTGccaagaaacacaaaaatgcTCCGACTGACAGCTGA
- the nudt13 gene encoding NAD(P)H pyrophosphatase NUDT13, mitochondrial isoform X1, with protein sequence MLKPLRILLSTSKGPPSRSCSRYVSRMRYLNRLKEDDSLCAKALENSCIFLFHRLSPLLQRTVRGTFRPATFNSSDVQLILERLGYDRFLLQESVLIGCSEQNQAQFCLDVGELDQAAVEEECEGNFVELRKSFFLLTGSEVPLVAKGQALLHWHQTNRFCSATGQATQRNQAGSQRFCRSSGTVHYPTMSPVVIVLVSDGKRCLLGRQSSFPRGMYSALAGFCDMGESVEEALCREVAEEVGLEVDSISYSSSQHWPFPHSSFMLGCHASVSPTHTQLDVDYTELEDARWFSLEEITLALQLKSPPRRGDPPVTWLPPKHAIAHRLITEWMEQQRERRVTSCFRGSDES encoded by the exons ATGTTGAAACCTCTGAGGATCCTCCTCTCTACCTCAAAAGGTCCGCCGAGCCGCAGCTGCTCAAGATATGTCTCCAGGATGAG GTATTTGAACAGGCTGAAGGAGGATGATTCATTGTGTGCTAAAGCGCTGGAGAACAGTTGCATTTTCTTGTTCCAccgtctgtctcctctcctgcaaCGTACCGTGAGAGGAACCTTCAGACCGGCAACATTCAACAGCTCAG ATGTGCAGTTGATTCTGGAGCGACTTGGTTATGACAGATTTCTGCTGCAGGAGTCAGTTCTGATCGGCTGTTCTGAACAGAACCAGGCTCAGTTCTGTTTGGACGTTG GAGAATTGGATCAGGCAGCAGTAGAAGAAGAGTGTGAGGGGAACTTTGTGGAGCTTCGGAAATCATTCTTTCTGCTGACCGGTTCAGAGGTGCCTCTAGTGGCCAAG GGTCAGGCTCTGTTGCACTGGCATCAAACCAACAGGTTCTGCAGCGCTACAGGTCAGGCGACCCAACGAAATCAGGCAGGAAGTCAGAGATTCTGCAGGAGCAGTGGGACTGTCCACTATCCAACG ATGTCTCCAGTGGTGATTGTCCTTGTGTCTGATGGGAAACGGTGTTTGTTAGGGCGACAGTCGTCCTTCCCACGGGGGATGTACAGTGCTCTGGCTGGTTTCTGTGACATGG GTGAGTCTGTGGAAGAGGCTTTGTGCAGGGAGGTGGCGGAGGAAGTGGGTTTAGAAGTTGACAGCATTTCCTACAGCTCCTCGCAGCACTGGCCTTTCCCTCACAGCTCCTTTATGCTGGGCTGCCATGCCTCTGTAAGCCCCACCCACACTCAG CTGGATGTCGACTACACGGAGCTGGAGGACGCTCGCTGGTTCAGTCTGGAGGAAATCACCTTGGCCCTCCAGTTGAAGTCTCCACCCAGAAGAGGTGACCCTCCCGTCACCTGGCTCCCCCCGAAACACGCCATCGCCCACCGCCTCATCACGGAATGGATGGAACAACAGCGAGAGAGGAGAGTGACGTCATGTTTCAGAGGCTCTGATGAGTCCTGA
- the LOC109647503 gene encoding zinc finger protein 226 isoform X2, whose amino-acid sequence METLGNEALGKIMNIVDEAELESGRSGNRPQTSVLNILNNTCVELEHSYGMRLQSCNMDRLSQTSLLTKPEKETVEVPFVPAVTVKDEHGNIDLGAIAERAHDEAQPLLIDLQEEISASPEFVLQSVTWKYFICTLCCKSFTSQSNLKSHQRIHTGEKRFSCSICCRAFRQRQSMQSHMRMHTGERPYKCPECGKCFTKQAQLKTHSIVHTGEKPHSCDVCGRRFSLQQNLYRHKLTHTGKKLFVCNVCGKGFTRSVTLKTHELIHSGQKPFKCEECPKTFRHAVNLKNHQRIHSGVRPFNCDLCGKSFRQSVNLKIHRRIHTGERPFSCRECGKTFSQQSSLISHGRTHSAEKPFACSSCDKKFNNANSLKLHQRVHTGEKPYTCDICGKTFSQGSHLRTHKRHVHAGGKQFICDKCGKRYSDQRNLKLHKCSYA is encoded by the exons ATGGAGACCCTCGGGAACGAAGCTCTGGGGAAAATTATGAACATCGTGGATGAAGCCGAGCTGGAGTCAGGACGGAGTGGAAATAGGCCTCAGACCAGCGTCCTCAACATCCTCAACAACACATGCGTCG AGCTGGAACACTCGTACGGTATGCGATTGCAAAGCTGCAACATGGACAGGTTGTCACAG ACGTCGCTGTTGACCAAACCAGAGAAGGAAACAGTGGAGGTTCCGTTTGTGCCAGCGGTGACAGTCAAAGACGAACATGGAAACATCGACCTAGGAGCCATCGCTGAGA GAGCTCATGATGAAGCTCAGCCTCTTCTTATTGACCTGCAGGAGGAAATTTCTGCTTCACCTGAGTTTGTTCTTCAGAGCGTCACCTGGAAGTACTTCATATGCACGCTGTGCTGCAAATCCTTCACGTCTCAGAGCAACCTTAAGTCTCACCAGCGCATCCACACGGGGGAGAAGCGGTTCTCCTGCAGCATCTGCTGCAGAGCCTTCCGTCAAAGGCAGAGCATGCAGAGCCACATGCGCATGCACACGGGTGAGCGGCCGTACAAGTGTCCCGAGTGCGGGAAGTGTTTCACCAAACAGGCACAGCTGAAGACGCACTCCATCGTCCACACCGGGGAGAAGCCGCACAGTTGCGACGTGTGTGGCCGCCGCTTTAGCCTGCAGCAGAACCTGTACCGACACAAGCTCACGCACACCGGCAAGAAGCTCTTCGTCTGCAATGTGTGCGGAAAAGGTTTCACCCGTTCCGTCACGCTTAAGACTCATGAGCTCATCCACTCAGGACAGAAACCCTTCAAATGTGAGGAGTGTCCCAAGACCTTTCGCCACGCCGTCAACCTCAAGAACCACCAAAGGATACACAGTGGCGTGCGGCCCTTCAACTGCGACCTCTGTGGGAAGAGCTTCCGGCAGTCAGTGAACCTGAAGATCCACCGCAGAATCCACACCGGCGAGCGCCCGTTTAGTTGCCGGGAGTGCGGCAAGACGTTCAGCCAGCAGAGCAGCCTGATCTCACATGGCCGCACGCACTCAGCCGAGAAGCCGTTCGCCTGCAGCTCGTGCGACAAGAAGTTTAACAACGCCAAcagcctgaagctgcaccagCGTGTCCACACGGGGGAGAAGCCGTACACCTGCGACATCTGCGGCAAGACCTTCAGTCAGGGAAGTCATCTGAGGACGCACAAGAGACACGTCCACGCTGGTGGCAAACAGTTCATCTGCGACAAGTGCGGGAAGAGATACTCGGACCAACGCAACCTGAAGTTGCACAAGTGCAGCTACGCATGA
- the LOC109647503 gene encoding zinc finger protein ZFP2 isoform X1, whose product MSSSVALHTQLATIMESLVHAAVAELKKLVENSSIFLEVRTEEELPLPAKVPSESWEKTVLFASIMETLGNEALGKIMNIVDEAELESGRSGNRPQTSVLNILNNTCVELEHSYGMRLQSCNMDRLSQTSLLTKPEKETVEVPFVPAVTVKDEHGNIDLGAIAERAHDEAQPLLIDLQEEISASPEFVLQSVTWKYFICTLCCKSFTSQSNLKSHQRIHTGEKRFSCSICCRAFRQRQSMQSHMRMHTGERPYKCPECGKCFTKQAQLKTHSIVHTGEKPHSCDVCGRRFSLQQNLYRHKLTHTGKKLFVCNVCGKGFTRSVTLKTHELIHSGQKPFKCEECPKTFRHAVNLKNHQRIHSGVRPFNCDLCGKSFRQSVNLKIHRRIHTGERPFSCRECGKTFSQQSSLISHGRTHSAEKPFACSSCDKKFNNANSLKLHQRVHTGEKPYTCDICGKTFSQGSHLRTHKRHVHAGGKQFICDKCGKRYSDQRNLKLHKCSYA is encoded by the exons ATGAGTTCCTCCGTGGCCTTGCACACTCAGCTGGCCACCATCATGGAGTCTCTGGTTCACGCTGCGGTGGCGGAGCTCAAGAAGCTGGTGGAGAACAGCTCGATCTTCCTGGAGGTCCGGACGGAAGAGGAGCTGCCTCTGCCAGCCAAAGTGCCATCAGAGAGCTGGGAGAAGACG GTGCTGTTTGCCTCCATCATGGAGACCCTCGGGAACGAAGCTCTGGGGAAAATTATGAACATCGTGGATGAAGCCGAGCTGGAGTCAGGACGGAGTGGAAATAGGCCTCAGACCAGCGTCCTCAACATCCTCAACAACACATGCGTCG AGCTGGAACACTCGTACGGTATGCGATTGCAAAGCTGCAACATGGACAGGTTGTCACAG ACGTCGCTGTTGACCAAACCAGAGAAGGAAACAGTGGAGGTTCCGTTTGTGCCAGCGGTGACAGTCAAAGACGAACATGGAAACATCGACCTAGGAGCCATCGCTGAGA GAGCTCATGATGAAGCTCAGCCTCTTCTTATTGACCTGCAGGAGGAAATTTCTGCTTCACCTGAGTTTGTTCTTCAGAGCGTCACCTGGAAGTACTTCATATGCACGCTGTGCTGCAAATCCTTCACGTCTCAGAGCAACCTTAAGTCTCACCAGCGCATCCACACGGGGGAGAAGCGGTTCTCCTGCAGCATCTGCTGCAGAGCCTTCCGTCAAAGGCAGAGCATGCAGAGCCACATGCGCATGCACACGGGTGAGCGGCCGTACAAGTGTCCCGAGTGCGGGAAGTGTTTCACCAAACAGGCACAGCTGAAGACGCACTCCATCGTCCACACCGGGGAGAAGCCGCACAGTTGCGACGTGTGTGGCCGCCGCTTTAGCCTGCAGCAGAACCTGTACCGACACAAGCTCACGCACACCGGCAAGAAGCTCTTCGTCTGCAATGTGTGCGGAAAAGGTTTCACCCGTTCCGTCACGCTTAAGACTCATGAGCTCATCCACTCAGGACAGAAACCCTTCAAATGTGAGGAGTGTCCCAAGACCTTTCGCCACGCCGTCAACCTCAAGAACCACCAAAGGATACACAGTGGCGTGCGGCCCTTCAACTGCGACCTCTGTGGGAAGAGCTTCCGGCAGTCAGTGAACCTGAAGATCCACCGCAGAATCCACACCGGCGAGCGCCCGTTTAGTTGCCGGGAGTGCGGCAAGACGTTCAGCCAGCAGAGCAGCCTGATCTCACATGGCCGCACGCACTCAGCCGAGAAGCCGTTCGCCTGCAGCTCGTGCGACAAGAAGTTTAACAACGCCAAcagcctgaagctgcaccagCGTGTCCACACGGGGGAGAAGCCGTACACCTGCGACATCTGCGGCAAGACCTTCAGTCAGGGAAGTCATCTGAGGACGCACAAGAGACACGTCCACGCTGGTGGCAAACAGTTCATCTGCGACAAGTGCGGGAAGAGATACTCGGACCAACGCAACCTGAAGTTGCACAAGTGCAGCTACGCATGA
- the rpp30 gene encoding ribonuclease P protein subunit p30 isoform X1 yields MAVFMDLNLSSSCCVRSLIESAAQLGFSTVAINYVFEPSKKKQEIPTPKPINELIDQLPIVQGRSRPIRVLNRLTVVMSDSSHFRPNAAEYRSFDLLAVQPTTEKLFHAACLLYDVDIICILVTEKLPFFFKRAPVSGAVDRGVAFEVSYSAAIRDSTMRRYTIANAVSLMESCKGRNVILSSAAEKALELRGPYDVTNLGLLFGLSDKDSKEAISSTCRSVLLHAETRKTASGIIYTMKSCSESCDQQEAPPQSEQCDAPAAKKHKNAPTDS; encoded by the exons ATGGCGGTTTTCATGGATCTGAACctgagctccagctgctgcGTCCGGAGCTTGATCGAGTCCGCGGCTCAGC TTGGTTTCTCCACTGTTGCCATCAACTATGTGTTTGAACCTTCCAAGAAGAAACAG GAAATCCCCACGCCGAAGCCGATCAATGAGCTGATCGATCAGCTGCCCATCGTACAG GGCCGCTCTCGTCCAATCAGAGTGCTGAACAGACTTACAGTTGTGATGTCAGACTCCAGTCACTTT aggcCGAACGCTGCAGAGTATCGGAGCTTTGACCTGTTGGCCGTCCAGCCGACCACAGAGAAACTCTTCCAT GCGGCGTGTTTGTTGTATGACGTCGACATCATCTGCATTTTAGTCACAGAGAAACTTCCCTTCTTCTTCAAGAGGGCACCAGTGAGCGGG GCTGTAGACAGAGGTGTTGCGTTCGAGGTCTCGTACTCTGCGGCCATCAGAGACTCGACGATGAGGCGTTACACCATCGCTAACGCAGTCAGTCTGATGGAGAGCTGCAAGGGGAGG aacgtGATCCTGTCCAGTGCAGCTGAGAAG gctcTGGAACTCAGAGGTCCTTATGATGTCACCAACCT AGGTTTGTTGTTCGGTTTGTCAGACAAAGATTCGAAAGAAGCTATTTCCTCCACTTGTCGATCAGTTCTACTACACGCAG AAACCAGGAAGACGGCCAGTGGGATCATCTACACGATGAAGAGCTGCAGTGAATCCTGTGACCAGCAGGAGGCTCCACCACAGTCTGAACAAT GTGACGCTCCTGCTGccaagaaacacaaaaatgcTCCGACTGACAGCTGA
- the LOC138405993 gene encoding uncharacterized protein, producing MQCANLLRKRSVEQQPWSCRAKRVCLETVFQSSECPMETNRGFIGANQQEEQKVAVVRPLLCCPRCLGGEPGHINHIMGH from the exons ATGCAGTGTGCTAAcctgctgaggaagaggagtgtgGAGCAGCAGCCGTGGAGCTGCAGAGCG AAGCGGGTGTGTTTGGAGACAGTGTTCCAATCGTCAGAATGTCCAATGGAAACGAATCGTGGGTTTATTGGAGCCAATCAGCAAGAAGAGCAGAAG gttgCCGTGGTGCgacctctgctctgctgtcccAGATGTCTCGGAGGAGAACCA GGTCACATCAACCACATCATGGGACACTGA
- the nudt13 gene encoding NAD(P)H pyrophosphatase NUDT13, mitochondrial isoform X2: MSPVVIVLVSDGKRCLLGRQSSFPRGMYSALAGFCDMGESVEEALCREVAEEVGLEVDSISYSSSQHWPFPHSSFMLGCHASVSPTHTQLDVDYTELEDARWFSLEEITLALQLKSPPRRGDPPVTWLPPKHAIAHRLITEWMEQQRERRVTSCFRGSDES; the protein is encoded by the exons ATGTCTCCAGTGGTGATTGTCCTTGTGTCTGATGGGAAACGGTGTTTGTTAGGGCGACAGTCGTCCTTCCCACGGGGGATGTACAGTGCTCTGGCTGGTTTCTGTGACATGG GTGAGTCTGTGGAAGAGGCTTTGTGCAGGGAGGTGGCGGAGGAAGTGGGTTTAGAAGTTGACAGCATTTCCTACAGCTCCTCGCAGCACTGGCCTTTCCCTCACAGCTCCTTTATGCTGGGCTGCCATGCCTCTGTAAGCCCCACCCACACTCAG CTGGATGTCGACTACACGGAGCTGGAGGACGCTCGCTGGTTCAGTCTGGAGGAAATCACCTTGGCCCTCCAGTTGAAGTCTCCACCCAGAAGAGGTGACCCTCCCGTCACCTGGCTCCCCCCGAAACACGCCATCGCCCACCGCCTCATCACGGAATGGATGGAACAACAGCGAGAGAGGAGAGTGACGTCATGTTTCAGAGGCTCTGATGAGTCCTGA